One Helianthus annuus cultivar XRQ/B chromosome 12, HanXRQr2.0-SUNRISE, whole genome shotgun sequence genomic region harbors:
- the LOC110892566 gene encoding glutathione S-transferase T3-like yields the protein MSQVQQMQQYQALQQIMQRNSFEQLQSQPPTSQPQPPVQLDDDDEEVVPESPPQELKRKKKNKGKGKKVENVPETVPKSGSRANARPWTKVEEEAPAMAFVKSSTCPIVGNNQTGSSFWKATTDRFNTIMEHGLARDVESVSGKWRKMSKTINNFNGIYNQIYTCPPSGSNDEDILNLDIAKWDSQNSTPFPHFRAWNVVKK from the exons ATGTCTCAAGTTCAACAAATGCAACAATACCAAGCACTCCAACAAATCATGCAACGCAACTCGTTTGAACAACTCCAATCGCAACCGCCAACTTCCCAACCGCAACCCCCGGTTCAacttgacgatgatgatgaagaagtcgtCCCCGAATCGCCACCGCAAGAGCTCAAgcgcaaaaaaaaaaacaaggggaAGGGGAAGAAGGTTGAAAACGTACCCGAAACCGTGCCAAAAAGCGGTTCGAGAGCAAATGCGAGACCTTGGACGAAAGTAGAGGAGGAGGCGCCAGCAATGGCGTTTGTTAAGTCCTCTACTTGCCCGATAGTCG GAAACAACCAAACGGGTAGTAGCTTTTGGAAGGCGACAACGGATAGATTTAACACGATTATGGAGCATGGCCTGGCTCGTGATGTCGAATCCGTCTCGGGCAAGTGGCGTAAAATGAGCAAGACCATCAATAACTTTAACGGGATTTATAACCAAATTTACACTTGTCCTCCTAGCGGGAGTAATGACGAGGACATTCTTAACCTTGATATCGCTAAGTGGGACTCTCAAAATTCAACGCCTTTCCCGCACTTCCGAGCATGGAACGTTGTAAAGAAATAA